From Cryptococcus neoformans var. neoformans B-3501A chromosome 6, whole genome shotgun sequence, the proteins below share one genomic window:
- a CDS encoding hypothetical protein (HMMPfam hit to Mob1_phocein, Mob1/phocein family, score: 274.4, E(): 1.8e-79): MSGFLNSIGRLRAPKRSPTNTPTQQGFFDPLPSPGVENANQSYRPPSPGPKPLYLCQPFVKAALVKGSFKTIVAPPKYVDINEWVAINLFDFYHNLNQFYGVLTEFCTMQNCPTMSGGKTLNFLWPDHNQRLVSLAAPTYIDFVMSWLQKLLEDENVFPTKSGKPFDHSFAYTAKHIYKHLFRIFAHLYHAHFEQVLHLSIEAHFNSLFAHFLAFGKEFDLLVMKDLMTTQGMGQGVAELSEKWRQMGILES, translated from the exons ATGTCAGGCTTCCTCAACTCGATCGG TCGTCTCCGTGCCCCTAAGCGATCCCCCACCAACACTCCCACTCAGCAGGGCTTCTTTgatcctctcccttctccggGCGTCGAGAACGCCAACCAATCGTATCGGCCTCCATCTCCCGGGCCCAAGCCCCTCTATCTATGTCAGCCGTTTGTGAAGGCCGCGCTCGTTAAAGGTAGTTTTAAGACTATCGTTGCGCCGCCCAAGTATGTCGACATCAACGAGTGGGTGGCCATCAACT TGTTTGATTTCTATCATAACCTCAATCAATTCTACGGCGTTTTGACAGAGTTTTGCACTATGCAGAACTGCCCTACGATGTCTGGTGGAAAGAC TCTAAACTTCCTTTGGCCAGATCACAACCAGAGGCTAGTCTCTCTGGCGGCGCCAACGTACATTGATTTCGTAATGAGTTGGTTACAAAAGcttttggaggatgaaaatgtCTTCCCTACAAAGTCTG GGAAACCGTTTGACCACTCATTTGCATACACGGCCAAACACATCTATAAGCACCTTTTCCGTATTTTTGCCCATCTTTACCATGCCCATTTCGAGCAAgtcctccacctctccaTCGAAGCGCACTTCAATTCTCTCTTCGCCCACTTCCTCGCATTCGGAAAAGAATTTGATCTTTTGGTAATGAAGGACCTTATGACCACCCAGGGTATGGGACAAGGTGTTGCGGAGTTGAGCGAGAAGTGGAGGCAGATGGGTATTTTGGAGTCATAA
- a CDS encoding hypothetical protein (HMMPfam hit to WD40, WD domain, G-beta repeat, score: 163.2, E(): 5.6e-46), with protein MSVAKVAPSKGPSDERAPGILSYPTKLLQTLDAHQAPVNVVKYNNGAKYLLSGSADRTIRLWNPALGKEIKCYRGHAQEVLALDIAQDNAKFASSGGDKAVFLWDVASGAVTRRLQGHFGKINAVRFSQEAQVLASAGFDAKVMLWDMRASSRDPIQTLKEATSTITSLILPTSPQIITGSSDGYIRTYDLRFGLLTDDLVGWPITSLKLSPTAPEESVLVGTNDGKVRIFDRKDGGCLQTFQGHKVGEQTARWGMDWGYGDGLALAGDEEGKLWAWNVLDAKPIDKDPNPIHKRTITSIITHPKGKEMITASNDGTIKVWSR; from the exons ATGAGCGTCGCAAAAGTAGCTCCCTCCAAAGGCCCGTCAGACGAAAGAGCGCCGGGCATACTCTCTTATCCTACAAAGCTACTTCAGAC CCTCGACGCTCACCAGGCCCCGGTCAACGTCGTAAAGTACAATAATGGAGCCAAGTATCTCTTGTCTGGGTCAGCAGACCGAACAATTCGACTGTGGAACCCTGCACTAGGCAAGGAAATCAAGTGCTACCGAGGACACGCCCAGGAAGTCCTCGCCTTGGATAT TGCCCAGGATAACGCCAAGTTTGCATCCTCTGGAGGAGACAAGGCAGTTTTTCTGTGGGACGTCGCTTCAGGAGCCGTAACTCGTCGGCTGCAAGGCCACTTTGGGAAAATCAACGCTGTGCGTTTCAGTCAAGAAGCCCAAGTACTGGCAAGTG CGGGATTTGACGCCAAAGTAATGCTCTGGGATATGCGTGCATCTTCACGCGACCCAATCCAAACACTGAAGGAAGCCACATCCACCATTACGTCTCTTATACTGCCCACGTCCCCCCAGATAATAACTGGCTCATCTGATGGGTATATTCGTACTTACGATCTGCGGTTTGGTTTACTCACGGATGACCTCGTCGGATGGCCAATCACTTCCTTGAAGCTATCTCCTACAGCTCCGGAGGAAAGTGTTCTGGTCGGAACAAATGATGGAAAGGTCAGGATTTTTGATagaaaagatggaggtTGTCTGCAGACGTTCCAAGGACACAAGGTGGGAGAACAAACTGCAAGATGGGGAATGGACTGGGGATATGGCGATGGACTCGCTCTGGCAGgtgacgaagaaggcaagTTATGGGCATGGAACGTCCTCGAT GCAAAGCCAATTGACAAGGACCCAAATCCAATACACAAACGGACAATCACTTCAATAATCACTCATCCCAAAGGTAAAGAAATGATCACCGCGTCCAACGATGGGACCATCAAAGTATGGTCTCGTTGA
- a CDS encoding hypothetical protein (Match to ESTs gb|CF191575.1|CF191575, gb|CF185889.1|CF185889; HMMPfam hit to RasGAP, GTPase-activator protein for Ras-like GTPase, score: 146.6, E(): 5.5e-41), giving the protein MPSLRRGSTASPHHSVSAPRIKSDLTSTYPSYPSHHLNDSASIMSRPENQSGEQKILNALVSRLVNKLPCNSGIQLAILESDAAVQSTIQSLLQLSGTRLSLVVQSLVNALEALSKVSTVCDRQEQVLTFWHVLHSQIYILYILNLCLSTSWRQHSHVSPPPSSDLPRCWPDPYAFEDHLAKHMLNVLVIYTRLVSLEIEFGDVSGNHAPSKESKGSVTASSSSWSKAMSASSGSCSLGTGFLQQHSYSRSSPDRDEPLGEKLSATCTTALSTVTQMTKFTARAVFYLSASNWPLVSTQIRKRVHYLTTTIEDSPDLTELRLLEWSNVDQARLSQILAEISSAFSYIKRPAQITVATMLRKAIRNWITINPTEYEALIESGKKLEGGADALFDVLHSASDLGSSSNARRTKAFYPLMAGLLVVCPDILRRVMARESTKGSSGLSKKMSYMDSFRKGLNSTKGFEACALSYIEFMSAGMALSPRLETSAIRSLIHNIQNDLKNALFSSSLSKEISDQNAIVEGLVALYRLNPTTTGGLLFPKLWNDSSDASKIVAVKACVMIAVEGCRLPWYPPVEDLKKEVCSSIRGLLKAHTAASTPDRNAARRPRGSFELPSKQTDLIFEILNLYSLDPSFAFSGARLDPSTDDSVSLFMTLSSLMVLPNPEVTRVTAAKTNVTLVNYVREMCQQSDHVMRLASNAAAGIWQMLLDVGRQVLFAFHDGEVDEVTASATAMREMAHAVIQMAERHPGIMFPSPKAQPAAMVVSAAGFVCIVSPDVEQTTLTLPTLSTLGKLTRMAHRSASGEIMTSAYSTFPNNRADAFEKLAALPAAIGRQQQQRMIRRSLRPLAIGSSLTISVWMGLASIWKALTAKIVAADAGNSISSREKRRMMTVDIEGLDAEESKEWQNAISFLAALANVGLTNLKPKCLSEVIGKEGFLPAAYDQDISDPGALIEAFIRQCVELLASNSIAVRESTKAALGSELPTTMCRVLVAQMIKLLSHAINPSGVNISDSFTSFVEQAVAVLRLQIDRMGPDDDVPSVQVDMGELLYLLGKYIQRLGRSDFFLRLKTRYSQLMEAALRKPDNVLTTSGGKLKTAALEWLAEWSMETSKDNDVYSTSMDSNARYQRELGHACLRAMVPVTDGLQLSAGGEESEDPQGVLKSRLFYRHYRQLVKVIEKSNSEESSDQLPSVHGQSSYKTAGPDDAPTLAILALSNLLSANIDVGLKHCLSLGYHEDPTLRTVFMQLLTNVLQQGTRFGGLAAKRISYAPKLYLEGLTNPNLALALAMVDVCPQTGAEVDELSTLLFRVFEGKGTLLGLMRVLIEREVTLTNHESELFRANSITMRMITIFAKTYGYNHVRATLQPLILSLAEKPAECSFELDPRKAAPGDDIERNSDHLRLMCQALLDLICSSTPRVPLMFRAVCHHIWEVVDDRFPDSRHSAVGSFIFLRFFCPAIVSPESIDLDVNPDTRETRRALLLITKVIQNLANNVVFKEPHMKVLNPFLSDNIKQVTKFLSDIAVMEIRPKTIEVQNAAKTFQEEAERSQDLDGDDAIIHRFVFKHQARLGASLSSMPKSFRHASNSKLARTEFDGPAALERLRKVMNATGAPPDATLLPASVRGQVYDEFMRHNQGRNVDSVREVFYEGSASQNGRRIFYFIVSRVALIDYDLLAYHVFLTLERVTEYFDLIIDLTDFSHSTELPMVWLKKSIQLCPSGILSCLNTLVFYNPNSYARKRLRHLISELLTISKIFPANASCPVAYQVSGAPVGKNVVAASSPSELVDHIPFSSLALPEHTMALAYEADHVFTNLVCLSDHGMQIPVVVKLGQDCLQVASWRKQDLTSSLKSYIIDVVKLNAIDDIITGGGIPSDQLIIKHSQKETLTLLSRKRNEMVHIIRSARSRLKEDTPLNSRILRPTDVPATLLNVALLNLTSSNETLRMGAYVLVNELSQFFKYSLASRVLKVSAGLTIPNNSLSWVHDLSRALASSASHLTLEFLKEWVIGFSKADTPLKTASLQYVGPWLANLDQFSRPTRDDAEESVKQVRGIVRSLVSITVAERRRLHLTIQEHLWAPFARAHESLVDIVLFELIHGAIDAGLGSDKTECIADILVSISSTNVRGKVIARLRKSLAQTYLRPSNHLTENATWNEVCALARITLALGFNPTTALDTQLFLPELFHVVTLLLGAGPVIMRQTVYGLLVSIIHSLASNATAGEMDADALAVLLRRLQEPEMMTSFGVTQGQGHLELSGLPRKDETDVHLLDRVEEVSKFLGEVLVAGAVSVDCANAWRARWMGLVAATCFQHNPATQPQAFIVLGYLASEEVDDDLIYQILVAMSTALSHFIESDSILIVSMLRCLSRIVPGLFPDSRYVASLFWLAVGVLQLGYIPLFAPALELMITALRSINMASDGIQSTELMEYLLDARRTVADQVKKLDQVSGVSFDTDITFALIAIIYKGVRHPSTKKLTTEILLELLQLAANTAGSSAGNGTLVVAGGVAYFVALLSISANSGDELKDVFKAARLYVDVSHMDVERVSVFSLLSIPDNSTALLLVSMVVSLLNGSGGSDAEKAILYKLLADASAEIPEVLAMAYDSLIPRIVSTLTSTNNTSIISSSTTILERALSDPNYTFTNSSAIPSADSSTSLPHPGHGKVYASSISSSPSAGAAREQVLDDLGMKGLAELAFPQVKVDRLNMMAKWVASLIENFTI; this is encoded by the exons ATGCCCTCCCTCCGCAGGGGCTCGACAGCCTCTCCTCACCATTCCGTCAGCGCACCCAGAATCAAATCGGATTTAACATCAACTTATCCTTCCtatccatctcatcatctcaatGATTCAGCGAGCATAATGAGCAGGCCAGAGAACCAGTCAGGGGAGCAGAAGATACTTAATGCCCTGGTCTCACGTTTGGTAAACAAG CTTCCTTGCAATTCTGGAATCCAGCTTGCTATCTTGGAATCAGATGCTGCGGTCCAATCGACTATCCAATCACTGCTTCAACTATCCGGCACAAGATTGTCCCTCGTCGTTCAGTCGCTGGTGAATGCCCTTGAGGCCTTGTCCAAGGTCAGCACGGTTTGTGACAGGCAAGAGCAGGTGTTGACTTTTTGGCA TGTCCTTCACTCCCAAATATATATCCTCTATATCCTCAATCTCTGCTTATCGACTTCATGGCGACAACATTCGCATGTGtccccaccaccatcctcaGACCTTCCGAGATGCTGGCCGGATCCCTACGCATTCGAGGACCACCTAGCTAAGCATATGCTTAATGTTCTGGTCATATATACTCGGCTAGTATCTCTCGAGATAGAGTTTGGAGATGTTTCAGGCAACCATGCGCCTAGTAAGGAGTCAAAAGGTTCGGTAAcggcttcctcctcctcatgGAGCAAAGCAATGTCAGCTAGCTCAGGTTCTTGCTCTTTGGGTACAGGATTTCTCCAACAGCATTCGTACTCCCGGTCATCGCCCGATCGAGATGAACCTCTCGGTGAAAAGCTGTCAGCCACATGTACCACAGCTCTATCGACAGTCACCCAGATGACAAAATTCACCGCTCGGGCTGTCTTCTATCTGTCGGCGTCCAACTGGCCATTGGTCTCTACCCAGATCAGAAAACGGGTGCATTATCTAACTACTACCATCGAAGACTCTCCCGACCTCACCGAACTTCGCCTCCTCGAATGGTCGAATGTAGACCAAGCCCGGCTATCCCAGATCCTTGCCGAAATTTCATCTGCCTTTTCCTATATCAAGCGTCCGGCGCAGATAACAGTGGCTACAATGCTCCGAAAAGCGATACGCAACTGGATTACTATTAATCCTACTGAGTATGAAGCACTGATCGAATCGGGCAAGAAGTTGGAAGGTGGCGCAGATGCCTTGTTTGATGTGCTCCACTCAGCCTCTGATCTGggatcatcatccaatgcTCGTCGGACGAAAGCATTCTATCCACTTATGGCGGGGCTTTTAGTCGTTTGTCCGGATATTTTGCGGAGAGTCATGGCAAGGGAAAGTACAAAAGGAAGCTCAGGCCTCTCGAAAAAGATGTCGTATATGGATAGCTTCAGGAAAGGACTCAACTCAACCAAAGGTTTTGAGGCCTGTGCCCTTTCCTATATAGAATTCATGAGTGCCGGTATGGCCTTGAGCCCACGACTAGAGACATCGGCGATACGCAGCCTAATCCACAATATCCAAAATGATCTCAAAAAcgctctcttctcctcgtctcTATCCAAGGAGATATCCGATCAGAATGCAATTGTGGAGGGATTAGTAGCGCTCTACCGATTGAATCCAACAACTACGGGTGGTTTGCTCTTCCCTAAGTTATGGAACGACTCCTCAGATGCCAGTAAGATAGTTGCAGTCAAGGCATGTGTTATGATCGCAGTGGAGGGCTGCAGATTACCTTGGTACCCGCCTGTCGAGGACTTGAAAAAAGAAGTCTGCTCCTCAATACGAGGTCTGCTCAAA GCCCACACCGCTGCTTCCACTCCTGATCGAAATGCTGCTCGACGGCCCCGGGGAAGTTTTGAACTTCCCTCAAAACAAACTGATCTCATATTTGAAATCCTCAACCTCTATTCTCTCGACCCGTCATTTGCCTTTTCAGGCGCTCGTCTTGACCCGAGTACTGATGACTCCGTTTCCCTCTTTATGACCCTCTCATCCCTTATGGTTCTGCCTAATCCCGAGGTCACTCGAGTTACAGCTGCCAAAACTAACGTTACACTGGTCAATTATGTTCGGGAGATGTGTCAACAAAGTGATCATGTGATGAGGTTGGCAAGTAACGCGGCTGCGGGCATTTGGCAAATGCTTCTTGATGTTGGCAGACAGGTGCTTTTCGCTTTCCACGACGGTGAGGTGGATGAAGTTACTGCTTCTGCTACAGCTATGCGCGAGATGGCTCATGCTGTCATCCAAATGGCGGAACGGCACCCAGGGATCATGTTCCCTTCACCAAAAGCCCAACCAGCAGCCATGGTAGTTTCTGCAGCAGGATTCGTCTGCATTGTATCGCCCGACGTTGAGCAGACAACCCTTACTCTTCCAACCCTCTCGACACTCGGCAAACTCACTCGAATGGCACACCGCTCTGCTTCAGGCGAGATCATGACTAGTGCCTATAGCACATTCCCTAATAACCGTGCAGATGCCTTCGAGAAGCTCGCTGCCCTACCTGCTGCCATCGGTcgccaacaacaacaacgtATGATCCGCAGATCCCTTCGTCCATTGGCTATTGGTTCATCTTTGACTATATCTGTATGGATGGGGCTTGCTTCCATCTGGAAAGCTCTTACGGCCAAGATCGTTGCTGCGGATGCTGGTAACTCTATCTCATCAAGAGAGAAGCGAAGAATGATGACGGTGGATATTGAAGGTCTTGACGCGGAAGAGTCAAAAGAATGGCAGAATGCTATATCATTTTTAGCCGCGCTAGCCAACGTTGGGCTGACCAACCTCAAGCCCAAATGCCTTTCCGAAGTCATTGGCAAGGAAGGTTTTCTTCCTGCAGCTTATGACCAAGATATATCTGATCCGGGAGCCTTGATAGAGGCTTTCATCAGGCAGTGTGTCGAATTGCTTGCAAGCAATTCCATCGCTGTGAGAGAGTCGACCAAGGCGGCGCTTGGGTCTGAATTGCCTACAACTATGTGTCGAGTGTTAGTAGCGCAGATGATCAA ACTGCTTTCCCATGCAATTAATCCGTCAGGTGTCAACATATCAGACTCTTTTACGAGCTTTGTTGAACAAGCTGTCGCCGTTCTTCGGCTTCAAATAGACCGAATGGGTCCTGACGATGACGTTCCCTCAGTCCAGGTCGATATGGGCGAACTTCTCTATCTGCTGGGAAAATATATCCAGagattgggaagaagcgatTTTTTCTTGAGGTTGAAAACGAGGTATAGCCAGCTGATGGAAGCAGCCTTGCGAAAGCCTGATAATGTCTTGACCACCAGTGGTGGCAAATTAAAGACTGCCGCATTGGAGTGGCTGGCGGAGTGGTCAATGGAGACCTCGAAA GACAATGATGTCTACTCCACCTCCATGGATTCGAATGCTCGGTACCAGAGAGAACTTGGTCATGCTTGCTTAAGAGCTATGGTGCCAGTGACTGATGGTTTGCAGCTAAGcgcaggaggagaagagtcTGAAGATCCTCAAGGGGTACTAAAATCGAGATTGTTTTACAGACACTACCGTCAATTAGTCAAAGTAATTGAAAAATCGAATTCAGAAGAG TCTTCAGATCAACTCCCCTCTGTGCATGGTCAATCCTCTTACAAAACAGCCGGTCCTGATGATGCCCCTACTCTTGCCATTCTGGCCTTATCAAACCTTCTTTCCGCAAACATTGACGTCGGCCTCAAACATTGCCTTTCACTCGGATACCATGAGGATCCCACCCTCCGCACAGTGTTCATGCAGCTTCTCACCAATGTACTCCAGCAAGGAACGCGGTTTGGAGGTCTTGCAGCAAAGCGTATATCATATGCGCCCAAACTGTACCTCGAGGGGCTGACGAACCCCAATCTGGCGTTGGCCCTCGCTATGGTAGACGTCTGTCCACAGACCGGAGCTGAGGTGGATGAATTATCGACACTCCTATTCAGGGTTTTCGAAGGCAAAGGGACATTGCTCGGGTTGATGCGGGTGTTGATCGAAAGGGAGGTGACCTTGACCAACCACGAATCTGAGCTGTTTCGAGCCAATTCCATCACTATGCGCATGATCACTATCTTCGCGAAGACTTATGGCTACAATCACGTACGGGCTACTCTGCAACCGCTCATATTGTCGTTAGCAGAGAAGCCTGCGGAGTGCTCGTTTGAGCTTGACCCCAGGAAAGCTGCTCCCGGTGATGATATCGAACGGAATTCAGACCATCTGAGACTCATGTGTCAGGCCTTGCTAGATCTTATTTGTTCTTCTACCCCCCGAGTTCCTCT GATGTTCCGCGCCGTCTGTCACCACATCTGGGAAGTTGTAGACGACCGATTCCCTGACTCTCGTCACTCTGCTGTTGGATCTTTCATTTTCctccgcttcttctgcccCGCTATTGTCTCTCCCGAATCAATCGATCTCGATGTCAACCCTGACACTCGGGAGACTCGCCGAGCGTTATTGCTGATTACGAAAGTTATCCAGAATTTGGCAAACAACGTTGTCTTCAAGGAGCCACATATGAAGGTGCTCAACCCCTTTCTCTCAGATAATATTAAGCAAGTAACAAAATTCCTGTCTGATATTGCC GTAATGGAGATTCGCCCCAAGACTATTGAAGTTCAGAACGCAGCAAAGACCTTCCAGGAAGAGGCCGAAAGATCGCAAGACctggatggagatgatgccATTAT TCATCGATTTGTCTTCAAACATCAGGCCAGACTGGGGGCATCACTTTCATCCATGCCTAAATCATTCAGACATGCTTCGAACTCCAAACTAGCACGAACTGAATTTGATGGGCCAGCAGCATTGGAGCGGTTGAGAAAGGTAATGAACGCAACCGGTGCACCTCCCGATGCTACTTTGCTTCCCGCCTCTGTAAGAGGTCAAGTTTATGATGA GTTTATGCGACATAATCAAGGTCGGAATGTAGACAGTGTGCGAGAAGTTTTTTATGAGGGATCCGCCAGCCAG AATGGTCGACGTATCTTCTACTTTATCGTCTCAAGAGTGGCTTTAATTGATTACGATCTGTTAGCTTATCACGTGTTCTTG ACCTTGGAAAGGGTCACGGAGTACTTTGATTTAATTATCGATCTGACCGATTTTTCCCACTCAACTGAGTTGCCGATGGTCTGGCTAAAAAAATCGATCCAGCTGTGCCCGTCGGGTATTTTATCATGCCTTAAT ACATTGGTCTTCTATAATCCTAATTCTTATGCCCGTAAAAGGTTGAGACACTTGATCTCGGAGCTCCTAACCATCAGTAAGATTTTTCCTGCCAACGCATCGTGCCCTGTGGCTTACCAAGTGTCAGGTGCTCCTGTCGGGAAGAATGTCGTTGCGGCCAGTAGTCCATCTGAACTGGTCGACCACATCCCCTTTAGTAGTTTGGCCCTTCCTGAGCATACAATGGCTCTCGCCTATGAGGCTGATCACGTCTTTACAAACCTTGTTTGCTTGTCAGATCACGGTATGCAAATACCCGTGGTTGTCAAACTCGGACAAGATTGTCTGCAAGTCGCATCT TGGCGAAAACAAGATCTCACGTCTTCCCTCAAGTCTTATATCATTGACGTTGTCAAGTTGAACGCCATTGATGACATTATCACTGGTGGAGGCATTCCCTCAGATCAATTAATAATCAAGCATTCGCAGAAGGAAACACTAACCCTTCTTTCACGAA AGCGTAATGAGATGGTTCATATAATTCGATCTGCTCGGTCCCGGCTCAAAGAAGACACGCCTCTTAATTCTCGCATTCTGAGACCTACGGATGTTCCCGCCACTCTTCTAAACGTGGCCCTCCTGAATTTGACCTCCAGCAACGAAACTCTTCGAATGGGGGCATATGTTTTGGTGAACGAGCTTTCTCAATTCTTCAAATACAGTCTTGCTTCGCGGGTGCTCAAAGTGTCTG CTGGTTTGACCATCCCCAACAATTCCCTCTCTTGGGTCCACGATTTGTCCCGTGCCTTAGCCAGCTCTGCTTCCCATCTGACTCTAGAGTTCCTCAAAGAATGGGTTATCGGGTTTTCCAAAGCTGATACACCCCTTAAGACAGCCTCGCTTCAATATGTCGGCCCTTGGTTAGCCAATCTCGATCAGTTTAGCCGCCCGACTAGGGACGATGCTGAGGAGTCTGTAAAACAAGTCAGGGGAATTGTAAGATCCCTGGTGTCAATCACTGTAGCAGAACGGCGA CGATTACACTTAACTATTCAGGAGCATCTTTGGGCACCATTCGCAAGGGCTCACGAGAGCTTGGTTGATATTGTGCTGTTTGAGCTTATTCACGGTGCCATTGATGCCGGATTAGGGAGTGACAAGACAGAGTGCATTGCCGATATCCTTGTGTCTATATCGTCCACTAACGTCCGTGGCAAGGTCATCGCACGTCTCCGCAAATCACTGGCGCAAACATACCTTCGACCATCGAATCATCTTACCGAAAACGCCACTTGGAACGAGGTTTGTGCGCTGGCTCGTATTACTTTGGCTCTAGGCTTCAACCCTACTACTGCCCTCGATACTCAACTATTCCTTCCCGAATTATTCCATGTTGTCACCCTCCTGTTAGGAGCTGGCCCGGTCATCATGCGTCAAACAGTGTATGGTCTTTTGGTCAGCATTATTCACTCCTTAGCTTCCAATGCCACTGCAGGTGAAATGGATGCAGACGCGCTAGCGGTACTGTTAAGAAGACTACAGGAACCTGAGATGATGACGTCCTTTGGTGTGACACAAGGCCAAGGGCATCTTGAACTTTCAGGTTTGCCTAGGAAGGATGAAACTGATGTACACTTGTTGGATCGTGTGGAGGAGGTATCCAAGTTCCTCGGTGAGGTCCTTGTTGCAGGTGCTGTTTCTGTTG ATTGCGCCAATGCCTGGCGAGCCAGATGGATGGGTCTGGTTGCGGCGACGTGTTTCCAGCACAATCCCGCCACGCAGCCCCAAGCCTTTATCGTTCTCGGCTATCTCGCATCtgaggaagtggatgatgatctcATCTATCAAATCCTTGTAGCAATGAGCACTGCCTTATCCCACTTCATTGAAAGCGATTCTATCCTCATTGTCAGTATGCTGCGATGCCTCAGCCGCATCGTTCCTGGTTTGTTCCCGGATAGCCGATACGTCGCCAGTCTTTTCTGGCTGGCGGTCGGTGTCCTCCAACTTGGCTACATCCCACTTTTTGCCCCTGCTCTAGAGTTGATGATCACTGCTCTTCGTTCAATCAACATGGCCAGCGATGGAATACAATCCACTGAGCTGATGGAGTACCTATTGGATGCCAGGAGAACCGTTGCTGATCAAGTCAAAAAATTGGATCAAGTCTCCGGCGTATCTTTTGATACGGATATCACGTTTGCGCTGATCGCCATCATATACAAGGGCGTTCGGCATCCTTCTACAAAGAAGTTGACCACCGAGATTCTTCTTGAACTCTTACAACTTGCTGCAAACACAGCGGGATCGAGCGCTGGTAATGGGACGCTTGTCGTTGCCGGCGGTGTAGCTTATTTTGTTGCGCTACTTTCCATTTCGGCCAATTCAGGAGACGAATTGAAGGATGTATTCAAAGCGGCGAGGCTATATGTAGATGTCAGTCATATGGATGTGGAACGTGTCTCAGTGTTTAGTCTGTTATCGATTCC GGATAATTCGACCGCTTTGCTGCTTGTCAGTATGGTGGTCTCTTTACTCAACGGATCAGGGGGTTCAGACGCTGAAAAGGCGATTCTGTACAAGTTATTGGCAGATGCTAGTGCTGAAATTCCAGAGGTGCTTGCCATGGC CTATGACTCACTGATTCCCCGCATTGTTTCTACTCTAACATCCACCAACAACACTTCTATCATTAGTTCATCCACCACAATCCTTGAACGGGCTCTCTCCGACCCCAACTATACGTTTACCAATTCTTCAGCCATCCCAAGTGCGGATAGTAGCACGTCTCTGCCCCACCCAGGACATGGAAAGGTTTACGCGTCAAGTATCAGCTCAAGCCCTAGTGCGGGTGCGGCGAGAGAACAAGTGTTAGATGACCTTGGAATGAAGGGGCTTGCGGAGTTAGCTTTTCCCCAAGTCAAGGTGGATAG GCTTAATATGATGGCGAAATGGGTTGCCTCACTGATCGAAAACTTTACTATCTAA